In one Thermaerobacter sp. PB12/4term genomic region, the following are encoded:
- a CDS encoding MaoC family dehydratase N-terminal domain-containing protein, with amino-acid sequence MAIDRSLIGKESPEEVFEVERGAIRKFAEAIGDPHPAFRSGEIAPPTFPTTFRMGIPGVNLELSRVLHGEQEYSYRRPIRAGDRLRCKSRVADVYEREGRLGKMTFLVTEIEGRDEAGELVFTGRSTVIVR; translated from the coding sequence GTGGCCATCGACCGTTCCTTAATAGGAAAGGAATCGCCCGAAGAGGTCTTCGAGGTGGAGAGGGGTGCCATCCGGAAGTTCGCCGAAGCGATCGGGGATCCCCACCCCGCCTTCCGCAGCGGCGAGATCGCGCCGCCCACCTTTCCCACCACCTTTCGCATGGGGATTCCCGGTGTGAACCTGGAGCTCAGCCGGGTGCTCCACGGCGAGCAGGAGTACAGCTACCGCCGCCCGATCCGGGCGGGCGACCGGCTGCGCTGCAAGAGCCGGGTGGCCGACGTCTACGAGCGGGAGGGGCGCCTGGGCAAGATGACCTTCCTGGTCACCGAGATCGAGGGGCGCGACGAGGCCGGGGAGCTGGTCTTCACGGGGCGGAGCACCGTCATCGTGCGCTGA
- a CDS encoding spore germination protein: MANRNLLDRLTHEIHTASSRLGAYLDGWAADRAAVEPLPHRLDEATRRLAALLGHASDLHIRHLRLRGQVRVAVAVIDGLAVDELIHRFVLVPLGSIPAGVNTPDEVVRWLVRRGLQGTRLQQARRFDDVVRELHRGSAVVLVDSVDRALIVDFSGFEHRLPEEPATEVVTRGPREGFTEVLRTNLAAVRRRLADHRLRVEDFEVGRLSHSRGALLYVLGRADPLLVETLRRRLAAVDLDTVVDTSQLASFLSGRPWSPFMQYRSTERPDVCTAALAEGRVVLMLDGTPFALIVPATFWDFLQSPEDYYLRWPFGTAMRLLRLFAVLVSVSGLALYVAIVNYHHELIPTNLLVTILTSRAAVPYPTVVEAIILNVGFDLLREAGARMPRGIGGALSVVGALVVGEAMVRGGLASAPMVVLAATTAVATLSLPTFAVTVPFRLISYALLLLGSALGLFVIAVGVTAVVGHLSSLESVGRPFLAPLAPWRGEALLEDALVRLPWRRHRKQVPFVPVERTVGRAAEPEP, translated from the coding sequence ATGGCCAACCGCAACCTGCTGGATCGGCTCACGCACGAGATCCATACGGCCAGCAGCCGCCTTGGCGCGTACCTGGACGGCTGGGCCGCCGATCGGGCCGCGGTGGAACCCCTTCCCCACCGGCTCGATGAGGCCACCCGCCGCCTGGCTGCGCTGCTCGGCCATGCCAGCGACCTGCACATCCGCCACCTGCGGCTGCGGGGCCAGGTCCGGGTGGCCGTGGCGGTGATCGACGGGCTGGCCGTCGACGAACTGATCCATCGCTTCGTGCTGGTCCCGCTGGGAAGCATCCCGGCCGGTGTGAACACCCCGGACGAGGTGGTGCGGTGGCTCGTCCGCCGCGGGCTCCAAGGAACCCGGCTGCAGCAGGCCCGCCGCTTCGACGACGTCGTGCGGGAGCTGCACCGCGGCAGTGCCGTGGTGCTGGTGGATTCGGTCGACCGCGCCCTCATCGTCGACTTCAGCGGCTTCGAACACCGCCTGCCTGAGGAACCGGCCACGGAGGTGGTGACCCGCGGGCCGCGCGAGGGGTTCACCGAGGTGCTCCGCACCAACCTGGCCGCCGTCCGGCGCCGCCTGGCCGATCATCGCCTGCGCGTCGAGGACTTCGAGGTCGGTCGCCTGAGCCACAGCCGGGGTGCCCTCCTCTACGTGCTCGGCCGAGCCGACCCGTTGCTGGTCGAGACCTTGCGGCGGCGGCTGGCCGCCGTGGACCTCGACACCGTGGTCGACACGAGCCAGCTCGCCTCCTTCCTCTCGGGACGGCCCTGGTCCCCCTTCATGCAGTACCGCAGCACCGAACGCCCGGACGTGTGCACCGCCGCCCTCGCCGAGGGCCGGGTGGTCCTGATGCTGGACGGCACGCCCTTTGCGCTGATCGTCCCGGCGACCTTCTGGGACTTCCTGCAGAGCCCGGAAGACTACTACCTGCGCTGGCCCTTCGGCACGGCCATGCGACTGCTGCGCCTGTTCGCCGTGCTGGTCAGCGTCAGCGGCCTGGCGCTGTACGTGGCCATCGTCAACTACCACCACGAGCTGATCCCGACCAACCTGCTGGTCACGATCCTCACCAGCCGCGCCGCCGTACCCTATCCCACGGTGGTCGAGGCGATCATCCTGAACGTCGGCTTCGACCTCCTGCGGGAGGCGGGCGCCCGCATGCCCCGCGGCATCGGCGGTGCGCTCTCCGTGGTGGGCGCCCTGGTGGTGGGGGAGGCCATGGTGCGGGGCGGACTGGCCAGTGCCCCGATGGTGGTGCTGGCCGCGACGACGGCCGTCGCCACCCTCTCGCTCCCGACCTTTGCCGTGACGGTCCCCTTCAGGCTGATTTCCTACGCGTTGTTGCTCCTGGGCAGCGCCCTGGGGCTGTTCGTCATCGCCGTCGGGGTGACCGCCGTGGTCGGGCACCTGAGCTCCCTGGAGTCGGTGGGCAGGCCCTTCCTCGCCCCGCTGGCACCGTGGCGCGGCGAGGCGCTGCTGGAAGACGCCCTGGTGCGCCTGCCCTGGAGGCGGCACCGCAAGCAGGTCCCCTTCGTCCCCGTGGAGCGGACCGTCGGGCGGGCGGCGGAGCCCGAACCATGA
- a CDS encoding thiolase family protein has translation MGEPVIVSAVRTAVARVGGGLAALEAHQFGAVVLRAALERAGLDGSEVDDVILGNVLLGGGNIARLTALEAGLPVTVPGMTVDRQCGSGLQAIVLAASLIRAGEGRIYLAGGTESMTRAPFLLERPAQPFPRTPPRFLRFQLAPEAVGNPPMGITAENVAERYGISREEQDAFALESHRRAVRAQAAGHFAEQIVPVPVPAGKGQVASFDRDEHPRPDTSLEKLAALPPVFKPGGTVTAGNACGINDGAAAVVVMDAAEAERRGSRPLGRITGWAVAGVDPNYMGIGPVPATRQVLERTGTRLDAVEVVELNEAFAAQALACIRELGLDPERVNPDGGAIALGHPLGATGAILVTKLLSALQRRGGRLGLVTACIGGGQGIAALIERL, from the coding sequence GTGGGCGAACCGGTGATCGTCAGCGCGGTGCGGACGGCGGTGGCCCGGGTGGGCGGGGGGCTGGCGGCCCTCGAAGCCCACCAGTTCGGGGCGGTGGTGTTGCGGGCCGCCCTTGAGCGGGCCGGTCTCGACGGGTCCGAGGTGGACGATGTGATCCTGGGCAACGTCCTCTTGGGGGGCGGCAACATCGCCCGCCTCACGGCCCTGGAAGCGGGGCTGCCCGTGACCGTTCCCGGCATGACCGTGGATCGCCAGTGCGGGAGCGGGCTTCAGGCCATCGTCCTGGCGGCGTCCCTGATCCGTGCCGGCGAGGGCCGGATCTACCTGGCGGGAGGGACCGAGAGCATGACCCGGGCTCCCTTCCTGTTGGAACGGCCGGCCCAGCCCTTCCCGCGGACCCCTCCCCGCTTTCTCCGGTTCCAGCTGGCACCGGAAGCCGTCGGCAACCCGCCCATGGGCATCACCGCCGAGAATGTGGCGGAACGCTATGGCATCTCCCGGGAGGAGCAGGACGCCTTCGCCCTGGAGAGCCACCGGCGGGCCGTCCGGGCCCAGGCAGCGGGCCACTTCGCGGAGCAGATCGTGCCGGTGCCGGTTCCCGCGGGCAAGGGCCAGGTGGCCTCCTTCGACCGGGACGAGCACCCGCGTCCCGACACCTCCCTGGAGAAGCTGGCGGCCCTGCCCCCCGTGTTCAAGCCGGGGGGCACGGTCACCGCAGGAAACGCCTGCGGCATCAACGACGGCGCCGCGGCGGTGGTGGTGATGGACGCCGCCGAAGCGGAGCGCCGGGGAAGTCGTCCCCTGGGCCGGATCACCGGCTGGGCGGTGGCCGGGGTCGACCCGAACTACATGGGCATCGGCCCCGTGCCGGCCACCCGCCAGGTGCTGGAGCGGACGGGGACCCGGCTGGATGCGGTGGAGGTGGTGGAGCTGAACGAGGCCTTCGCCGCCCAGGCGCTGGCCTGCATCCGGGAGCTGGGTCTTGATCCGGAGCGGGTCAACCCCGACGGCGGGGCCATCGCCCTGGGGCATCCCCTGGGGGCAACGGGGGCGATCCTGGTGACCAAGCTGCTCAGTGCCCTGCAGCGGCGGGGCGGGCGGCTGGGTCTGGTGACCGCCTGCATCGGCGGGGGACAGGGGATTGCCGCCCTGATCGAGCGGCTCTAA
- a CDS encoding branched-chain amino acid ABC transporter permease — protein sequence MITVLQNLVAGLSTGSLYALVAVGLVTVFKATGIINFAQGEIAMVATFLALAGLQQLGLGYWEAFVLGAAAAALLGMLLERLFLRPLLHVSAVSQIMVTIGLGMMLNGLAGLQWGYEPRAFPAPVGGAPIVAGGVAISADHLAVLAVALVVMASLFAFYRYTRLGVAVRAVAQNLPAAQLMGIPAGRVFAVSWAVAAGLGGIAGMLVAPATSLDPNFMAEVLIKGFAAAILGGITSLPGAVAGGLVLGVLETAVAGFISTDLKNVFSFTLILLVLILRPHGILGQPAARRV from the coding sequence ATGATCACGGTGCTGCAGAACCTGGTGGCGGGCCTTTCGACGGGCAGCCTCTACGCCCTGGTGGCCGTCGGGCTGGTCACCGTGTTCAAGGCGACGGGCATCATCAACTTCGCCCAGGGCGAGATCGCCATGGTGGCCACCTTCCTCGCCCTGGCCGGCCTGCAGCAGCTGGGCCTGGGCTACTGGGAGGCCTTCGTCTTGGGCGCGGCGGCGGCGGCCCTTCTGGGGATGCTGCTGGAGCGCTTGTTCCTCCGGCCCCTGCTCCACGTGTCGGCGGTCAGCCAGATCATGGTGACCATCGGCCTGGGGATGATGCTCAACGGCCTGGCCGGCCTGCAATGGGGCTACGAACCGCGGGCCTTTCCGGCGCCGGTCGGCGGAGCGCCCATCGTGGCGGGTGGGGTGGCCATCAGCGCCGATCATCTGGCCGTCCTGGCCGTGGCCCTGGTGGTGATGGCGTCCCTCTTCGCCTTCTACCGGTACACGCGCCTGGGGGTCGCCGTGCGGGCGGTGGCCCAGAACCTGCCGGCGGCACAGCTCATGGGCATCCCGGCGGGCCGGGTCTTTGCCGTCAGCTGGGCGGTGGCCGCGGGGCTGGGGGGCATCGCGGGGATGCTCGTCGCCCCCGCCACCTCCCTGGACCCCAACTTCATGGCGGAGGTCCTGATCAAGGGTTTCGCGGCAGCCATCCTGGGAGGCATCACCAGCCTGCCGGGGGCCGTGGCCGGGGGGCTGGTGCTGGGGGTCCTGGAAACGGCGGTAGCGGGGTTCATCTCCACCGACCTGAAGAACGTCTTCTCCTTCACCCTGATCCTGCTGGTCCTGATCCTGCGGCCCCACGGCATCCTGGGCCAGCCCGCGGCAAGGAGGGTCTAG
- a CDS encoding ABC transporter substrate-binding protein produces MPGVTADTVVVGTFMPLSGPAAAWGELAKGLNAYFTPVNEQGGVNGRKFKFIVEDDQYQPSRSVAAVKKLVEQDQVFALVAPVGTSNLTAVRDYLKQHGVPVVAYMNGATKFSEPVDPLLFAGLMSYKRGANLLVRYAVEALKITKLGVFYQNDDFGRDGLEGAKAAAAAMGAQIVAEVSYAPADVSVAAQALRLKEAGAEGVLIWSTVKHAALLMQEAQKIGYKPKWLASAVVTSPSLIELAGDAAQGAYFAAYSATVTDTDHPVVKEFLELYPKYEKTPITPTNLTGWAAARLFVEPVRRAGPDLTRESLIAALESMQDFQSLGPVTYTKDDHSGYKQGFIRQLQGQQFVRVSDWIPAE; encoded by the coding sequence GTGCCCGGCGTGACCGCCGACACGGTGGTGGTGGGGACCTTCATGCCCCTTTCCGGACCGGCGGCGGCCTGGGGCGAGCTGGCCAAAGGGCTCAACGCCTACTTCACGCCCGTCAACGAGCAGGGCGGCGTCAACGGCCGCAAGTTCAAGTTCATCGTGGAGGATGACCAGTACCAGCCCTCCCGCAGCGTGGCGGCGGTGAAGAAGCTGGTCGAACAGGACCAGGTCTTCGCCCTGGTGGCCCCCGTGGGGACCTCCAACCTCACGGCGGTGCGGGATTACCTGAAGCAGCACGGGGTGCCCGTGGTAGCCTACATGAATGGGGCCACCAAGTTCTCCGAGCCCGTCGACCCGCTGCTGTTCGCCGGTCTCATGTCCTACAAGCGGGGAGCCAACCTGCTGGTCCGGTACGCCGTCGAGGCCCTCAAGATCACCAAGCTCGGCGTGTTCTACCAGAACGACGACTTCGGCCGCGACGGGCTGGAAGGGGCCAAGGCGGCGGCTGCGGCCATGGGCGCCCAGATCGTGGCCGAAGTCAGCTACGCCCCGGCCGACGTCAGCGTGGCCGCCCAGGCGCTGCGGCTCAAGGAAGCGGGAGCCGAGGGCGTGCTGATCTGGTCGACCGTCAAGCATGCGGCCCTGCTGATGCAGGAAGCTCAGAAAATCGGTTACAAGCCCAAGTGGCTGGCAAGCGCCGTGGTGACCAGCCCGTCCCTGATCGAGCTGGCCGGAGATGCCGCCCAGGGCGCCTACTTTGCGGCCTACTCGGCGACGGTGACCGACACCGACCACCCCGTGGTCAAGGAATTCCTGGAGCTGTATCCCAAGTACGAAAAGACGCCCATCACCCCCACCAACCTGACCGGCTGGGCGGCGGCACGGCTGTTCGTCGAGCCCGTGCGCCGGGCGGGTCCGGACCTGACCCGGGAAAGCCTGATCGCGGCCCTGGAGAGCATGCAGGATTTCCAGAGTCTCGGGCCCGTCACGTATACCAAGGACGACCATTCGGGCTATAAGCAGGGCTTCATCCGCCAGCTGCAGGGCCAGCAGTTCGTCCGGGTCAGCGACTGGATCCCTGCCGAATGA
- a CDS encoding long-chain fatty acid--CoA ligase: MSLDYPEVPLYRLLDQRAEQNPDLVALAFYHQQLTYAQLAAMTRRLAAALLARGFEPGERVLLMLPNCPAYVISYYGVLRAGGIAVGVNPLYVEREIAFVARDTGARWIVTAGEFYPRVQAVLDQTSLEHVVLVPLAALVEPGPEAVRFDQLLATAPGEEPGVAVNAHDVAVLQYTGGTTGTPKGAMLTHFNLVANVLQLAEMGDPTAPGETRILTILPLFHSYGMTTCMNLGIYHGSRLVLLPRFDIDQVMQAIKEHQITAFPGVPTMYVAVLNYPDAEAYGIQNIKTIGSGGSALPVEVADTFERKFGAKIGEGYGLSEASPVTHVNPNWAPGLQRRGSIGIPLPDTDARIVDAATGERVLGPGEEGELVIRGPQVMKGYWNRPEETRQALRDGWLYTGDIARMDEDGFFYIVDRKKDMIIVSGYNVYPREVEEVLYTHPAVLEAAVIGVPGPYKGEVPKAYVACKPGHQVTEEELIAYCRQHLAPYKVPRSVEFRAELPKTMVGKILRRALREAASPSPGREPGTAGGASATREAGP; encoded by the coding sequence GTGTCCCTGGACTACCCGGAGGTCCCGCTGTACCGCCTGCTGGACCAGCGGGCGGAGCAGAACCCCGATCTGGTTGCGCTGGCCTTCTACCACCAGCAGTTGACCTACGCCCAGCTGGCCGCCATGACCCGCCGGCTGGCCGCCGCCCTGCTGGCCCGCGGCTTCGAGCCGGGGGAGCGGGTCCTGCTGATGCTGCCCAACTGCCCGGCCTACGTCATCAGCTACTACGGTGTCCTCCGCGCCGGGGGCATCGCCGTGGGGGTGAACCCGCTCTACGTGGAGCGGGAGATCGCCTTCGTCGCCCGGGACACCGGGGCGCGGTGGATCGTCACGGCGGGCGAGTTCTACCCGCGGGTGCAGGCCGTGCTCGACCAGACGAGCCTGGAGCACGTCGTGCTGGTGCCCCTGGCGGCGCTGGTGGAACCCGGCCCCGAAGCCGTGCGCTTCGACCAGCTCCTGGCCACGGCGCCCGGGGAGGAACCGGGCGTGGCCGTGAACGCCCATGACGTGGCGGTTCTGCAGTATACCGGCGGCACCACGGGGACACCCAAGGGGGCCATGCTGACCCACTTCAACCTGGTGGCCAACGTCCTGCAGCTGGCGGAGATGGGCGACCCCACCGCGCCGGGGGAGACGCGGATCCTGACCATCCTGCCTCTCTTCCACTCCTACGGCATGACCACCTGCATGAACCTGGGCATCTACCACGGCTCCCGCCTGGTGCTGCTGCCCCGCTTCGACATCGACCAGGTGATGCAGGCCATCAAGGAGCACCAGATCACCGCCTTCCCCGGCGTCCCCACCATGTACGTGGCGGTGCTGAACTACCCCGATGCCGAAGCCTACGGCATCCAGAACATCAAGACCATCGGCTCGGGAGGCAGCGCCCTGCCCGTGGAGGTGGCCGACACCTTCGAGCGCAAGTTCGGGGCCAAGATCGGCGAGGGCTACGGGCTGTCGGAAGCGTCGCCGGTGACCCACGTCAACCCCAACTGGGCCCCGGGGCTGCAGCGCCGCGGGTCCATCGGCATCCCCCTGCCCGACACCGACGCCCGCATCGTCGACGCGGCCACGGGGGAGCGGGTGCTGGGACCCGGGGAAGAGGGGGAGCTGGTGATCCGCGGCCCCCAGGTGATGAAGGGCTACTGGAACCGCCCCGAGGAGACCCGGCAGGCGCTGCGGGACGGCTGGCTCTACACCGGGGACATCGCCCGCATGGACGAGGACGGGTTCTTCTACATCGTCGACCGCAAGAAGGACATGATCATCGTCTCCGGTTACAACGTCTATCCGCGGGAGGTGGAGGAGGTCCTCTACACCCACCCGGCGGTGCTGGAGGCGGCGGTGATCGGCGTACCGGGCCCCTACAAGGGGGAGGTGCCCAAGGCATACGTGGCCTGCAAGCCCGGCCACCAGGTGACGGAGGAGGAGCTGATCGCCTACTGCCGGCAGCACCTGGCCCCTTACAAGGTCCCGCGTTCCGTGGAGTTCCGGGCCGAGCTGCCCAAGACCATGGTGGGCAAGATCCTGCGGCGGGCCTTGAGGGAAGCTGCCTCCCCCTCGCCAGGAAGGGAACCGGGGACGGCCGGTGGCGCTTCTGCAACCCGGGAGGCCGGCCCATGA
- a CDS encoding branched-chain amino acid ABC transporter permease, producing MARVFRGSERQAGPAATPAAEAGAAPAAGRGRGARPLASRLNSGTAATLATAVLILLLPFLVPGSTYLHYLAALMAIWGIAALGLNLLIGVAGQISLGHAGFMAIGSYATALLATRAGASFPVALLGAAAVTGAVGFLMGLPALRLHGHYLALASISFGAAVPEIILQWDTLTGGHAGVLVPGPALGPWELTGERQVYYLAWGAAFVLMAVASNLLRTRPGRALMVLRESDVLAQSLGINLVTYKTLAFTLSAVYAGIAGGLYAYLVGFISPFDFNLTSSIALVAMIVFGGLASVPGSMLGTAALVALLQVFSR from the coding sequence ATGGCCAGGGTCTTCCGCGGATCGGAACGCCAGGCCGGGCCCGCCGCCACGCCGGCGGCGGAGGCGGGAGCGGCGCCTGCCGCCGGGCGGGGCCGGGGCGCCAGGCCGCTGGCGTCCCGCCTGAACTCCGGGACCGCTGCCACCCTGGCGACCGCGGTCCTGATTCTCCTTCTGCCCTTTCTGGTCCCAGGCAGCACCTACCTTCATTACCTGGCGGCCCTGATGGCCATCTGGGGCATCGCGGCCCTGGGCCTCAACCTGCTGATCGGCGTAGCGGGCCAGATCTCCCTGGGACACGCGGGGTTCATGGCCATCGGTTCCTATGCCACGGCCCTGCTGGCCACCCGGGCCGGAGCCAGCTTTCCCGTGGCCCTGCTGGGTGCCGCCGCGGTGACCGGTGCCGTGGGGTTTCTCATGGGGCTCCCGGCCCTGCGCCTGCACGGCCACTACCTGGCCCTGGCCAGCATCAGCTTCGGCGCGGCGGTGCCGGAGATCATCCTGCAGTGGGACACGCTGACGGGTGGCCATGCGGGGGTACTGGTGCCCGGGCCGGCCCTGGGTCCCTGGGAGCTGACCGGGGAACGGCAGGTGTACTACCTGGCCTGGGGCGCCGCCTTCGTGCTGATGGCCGTCGCCAGCAACCTGCTCCGCACCCGGCCGGGGCGGGCCCTGATGGTCCTGCGGGAAAGCGACGTGCTGGCCCAGTCCCTGGGCATCAACCTGGTGACCTACAAGACCCTGGCCTTCACCCTCAGTGCCGTCTACGCCGGGATCGCCGGGGGCCTGTACGCCTACCTGGTGGGCTTCATCAGCCCCTTCGACTTCAACCTGACCTCGTCCATCGCCCTGGTGGCCATGATCGTCTTCGGCGGCCTGGCGTCGGTCCCCGGCTCCATGCTCGGCACGGCGGCCCTGGTGGCCCTGCTGCAGGTGTTCAGCCGGTGA
- a CDS encoding NADPH:quinone oxidoreductase family protein, which produces MLAWQVERLGPPPEVLRLADVPEPAVEAGTVKIRVEAAALNFLDILLCLGQYQERPPLPFTPGAEVAGTVIEAGPGATFKVGERVMALPVLPRGGLAERVVVPEDRVYPVAPGMPATDAAAFLIAFHTADYALRHRARLQPGEVLLVHAGAGGVGSAAIQLGVAMGARVLATAGGAEKVDLCRRLGAELAVDYRQQDFVEAVKEATGGRGADVIFDPVGGDAFDRSRRCVAPEGRILVIGFAGGGIPQVPANHVLVKNYSVVGIHWGYRARLQPAAVRDDHLHLLDLYRRGTIRPVVFREYGFDRLVEALDDLAGRRSYGKLVLRRAT; this is translated from the coding sequence ATGCTTGCTTGGCAGGTCGAGCGGCTGGGGCCGCCGCCGGAGGTCCTGCGCCTGGCGGACGTGCCCGAACCGGCGGTGGAAGCCGGCACCGTGAAGATCCGGGTGGAAGCGGCGGCGTTGAACTTCCTCGACATCCTGCTCTGCCTGGGCCAGTACCAGGAACGCCCGCCCCTGCCCTTTACCCCCGGGGCCGAGGTGGCGGGTACCGTGATCGAAGCGGGGCCGGGTGCGACCTTTAAGGTGGGGGAGCGGGTGATGGCCCTGCCCGTCCTGCCCCGGGGCGGACTGGCCGAGCGGGTGGTGGTCCCGGAGGACCGGGTCTATCCCGTGGCCCCGGGCATGCCGGCCACGGACGCTGCAGCCTTCCTGATCGCCTTTCATACGGCCGATTATGCCCTACGCCACCGCGCCCGGTTGCAGCCGGGCGAAGTGCTGCTGGTCCATGCGGGGGCCGGCGGTGTGGGGTCGGCGGCGATCCAGCTGGGGGTGGCCATGGGCGCCCGGGTGCTGGCCACCGCGGGCGGCGCCGAGAAGGTGGACCTGTGCCGCCGGCTGGGGGCCGAGCTGGCCGTCGACTACCGCCAGCAGGACTTCGTCGAGGCGGTGAAGGAGGCCACCGGCGGGCGGGGCGCCGACGTGATCTTCGACCCGGTGGGGGGCGACGCGTTCGACCGGTCCCGGCGGTGCGTGGCGCCGGAGGGGCGGATTCTGGTCATCGGCTTTGCGGGGGGCGGCATTCCCCAGGTGCCCGCCAACCACGTGCTGGTGAAGAACTACAGCGTGGTGGGGATTCACTGGGGCTACCGGGCCCGGTTGCAGCCCGCCGCCGTGCGGGACGACCACCTGCACCTGCTCGATCTGTACCGCCGGGGTACCATCCGGCCGGTGGTGTTCCGGGAGTACGGCTTTGACCGGCTGGTAGAGGCACTGGATGATCTGGCGGGACGCCGCTCCTACGGGAAGCTGGTCCTGCGGAGGGCGACCTGA
- a CDS encoding acyl-CoA dehydrogenase family protein, with translation MDFSLTPEQKMIVETVREFVRRELMPLEREMQRAELEGRRFPDPETHRQLQLKAKEIGLWGLMTPPEYGGAGFDYVTTCLILMETAKSFVPFSYGGSADNILFACNEEQKQRYLIPTINGERRSCFALTEPTAGSDATNIRMTAVKDGREWVLNGEKIFITGGLEADFAIVFAVTDKEKGARGGITCFLVDREMGWKSYPIATMGGWSPARLVFNDVRVPEENVLGEVGRGFELAMQWIGNGRILIPARAVGQAERLLQMGIDYARQRVAFGHPIGEYQAIQWMLADSAVEIQQVKWLVLHAAWKADQGKDVRHEASMAKLAGANMIWRVADRVMQIHGGMGYTKEMPIERVLRDVRVYRIYEGTDEIQRRTIARNLLRDVVRIGTWD, from the coding sequence ATGGATTTTTCCCTCACACCGGAGCAGAAGATGATCGTCGAGACGGTGCGGGAGTTCGTCAGGCGCGAGCTCATGCCCCTGGAGCGGGAGATGCAGCGGGCCGAGCTGGAGGGGCGCCGGTTCCCCGACCCCGAGACCCACCGCCAGCTGCAGCTCAAGGCGAAGGAGATCGGCCTGTGGGGCCTGATGACCCCTCCGGAATACGGCGGGGCCGGGTTCGACTACGTGACCACCTGCCTGATCCTGATGGAGACGGCCAAGAGCTTCGTCCCCTTTTCCTACGGCGGCTCGGCCGACAACATCCTCTTCGCCTGCAACGAGGAGCAGAAGCAGCGCTACCTCATCCCCACCATCAACGGCGAGCGCCGCTCGTGCTTCGCCCTGACGGAGCCCACCGCCGGGTCCGACGCCACCAACATCCGCATGACGGCGGTCAAGGACGGGCGCGAGTGGGTCTTGAACGGCGAGAAGATTTTCATCACCGGGGGCTTGGAGGCGGACTTCGCCATCGTCTTCGCCGTCACCGACAAGGAGAAGGGTGCCCGCGGCGGCATCACCTGCTTTCTGGTCGACCGGGAGATGGGGTGGAAGTCATACCCCATCGCCACCATGGGCGGGTGGAGCCCGGCGCGACTGGTGTTCAACGACGTGCGGGTGCCGGAAGAGAACGTCCTCGGTGAAGTGGGCCGCGGCTTCGAGCTGGCCATGCAGTGGATCGGCAACGGCCGGATCCTGATCCCCGCCCGGGCGGTGGGACAGGCCGAGCGGCTGCTGCAGATGGGCATCGACTACGCCCGGCAGCGGGTGGCCTTCGGCCATCCCATCGGCGAGTACCAGGCCATCCAGTGGATGCTGGCCGACAGCGCCGTCGAGATCCAGCAGGTTAAGTGGCTGGTGCTCCATGCCGCCTGGAAGGCCGACCAGGGCAAGGACGTGCGCCACGAGGCCTCCATGGCCAAGCTGGCCGGGGCCAACATGATCTGGCGGGTTGCCGACCGGGTGATGCAGATCCACGGCGGCATGGGCTACACCAAGGAGATGCCCATCGAGCGGGTCCTGCGGGACGTGCGCGTGTACCGCATCTACGAAGGGACCGACGAGATCCAGCGCCGGACCATCGCCCGTAACCTGCTGCGCGATGTCGTGCGCATCGGCACCTGGGACTGA
- a CDS encoding putative quinol monooxygenase, which translates to MIVLVARYVTRPGMTDRVEAALREMITLSRQEEGCLRYEVNRSVERENEFLLYEVYRDEAALEAHRQAPHFRRIVEETIVPMLEQRERQFYRPVTP; encoded by the coding sequence ATGATCGTCCTGGTGGCCCGTTACGTCACCCGGCCCGGCATGACGGACCGGGTCGAGGCCGCCCTGCGGGAGATGATCACCCTCTCCCGCCAGGAAGAGGGCTGCCTGCGGTACGAGGTGAACCGCTCGGTGGAGCGGGAGAACGAGTTTCTGCTCTACGAGGTGTACCGTGATGAGGCGGCTTTGGAGGCCCACCGGCAGGCGCCCCACTTTCGCCGCATCGTCGAAGAGACCATCGTGCCCATGCTGGAGCAGAGGGAGCGCCAGTTCTACCGGCCGGTGACGCCGTGA